One genomic region from Stackebrandtia nassauensis DSM 44728 encodes:
- a CDS encoding serine hydrolase domain-containing protein, with product MRKHRLLVMLAVVAALAAGGTAVAVAEPSTGPAAGTPLDEELLSQRLDALAEVTDAAVVAEVRDGDFVWTEARGARQDGGDEAAEVGDRVRIGSLTKSMLSTVVLQLVEEGELGLDDEVEELAPGLLPYEETITVRQLLGHTAGVPDYFFDIYPSLAQGSAADVETNRLNEYRPEEIVETATKRPLDFVPGSDYQYSNTGYYALGLLVERLTGDSVEDEIVERVLEPAGMDASYLPERDPAMEGDHLDAYFEAGSKPGEKRIDTSMVSPTHYWAAGVTVSTAADMNRLYRAMFDGTLLSAESLDEARQFSEQSDGAYGLGLHGVEVGCVGVPGGKAMGHTGGALGHSTISFHSPEADKQVSFTYAMDPNLLPAEETEKVVGAIEDLVVAGLCGDEVPKDGGSIGSMPPGVL from the coding sequence ATGCGAAAACATCGATTGCTCGTCATGCTCGCCGTCGTCGCGGCCCTGGCCGCCGGAGGCACCGCCGTCGCGGTCGCCGAACCCTCGACAGGCCCCGCCGCGGGTACCCCGCTCGACGAGGAGCTGCTGTCCCAACGGCTCGACGCGCTCGCGGAGGTCACGGATGCGGCGGTTGTCGCCGAGGTGCGGGACGGTGACTTCGTGTGGACCGAGGCCCGGGGTGCCCGGCAGGACGGCGGGGACGAAGCCGCCGAGGTGGGCGATCGGGTGCGGATCGGGAGCCTCACCAAATCGATGTTGAGCACTGTGGTGCTTCAGTTGGTTGAGGAGGGGGAGCTGGGGTTGGACGATGAGGTGGAGGAGCTGGCGCCGGGGTTGTTGCCGTACGAGGAGACGATCACGGTGAGGCAGCTGTTGGGGCACACCGCCGGGGTTCCCGATTACTTCTTCGACATCTATCCGTCGCTGGCGCAGGGGTCGGCGGCCGATGTCGAGACCAACCGGTTGAACGAGTACCGGCCCGAGGAGATCGTGGAGACGGCGACGAAGCGGCCGTTGGACTTCGTTCCGGGCAGCGATTACCAGTACTCCAACACTGGGTACTACGCGCTGGGGTTGCTGGTGGAGCGGCTGACCGGGGACTCTGTGGAGGATGAGATCGTCGAGCGGGTTCTCGAACCGGCCGGTATGGACGCTTCGTATCTGCCCGAGCGGGATCCTGCGATGGAGGGTGACCATTTGGACGCTTACTTCGAGGCGGGGTCGAAGCCGGGGGAGAAACGCATCGATACGTCGATGGTGTCGCCGACTCACTACTGGGCGGCGGGGGTGACGGTGTCGACCGCCGCCGACATGAACCGGCTGTACCGGGCCATGTTCGACGGGACGCTGTTGTCGGCGGAGTCGCTGGACGAGGCGCGACAATTCAGTGAACAGTCCGACGGGGCGTACGGTCTGGGCCTGCACGGGGTCGAGGTCGGGTGCGTTGGTGTCCCGGGTGGTAAGGCGATGGGGCACACCGGTGGTGCGCTGGGGCATTCGACGATCTCGTTCCACTCGCCGGAAGCCGACAAGCAGGTGTCCTTCACCTACGCGATGGATCCGAACCTGTTGCCCGCCGAGGAGACCGAGAAGGTTGTCGGGGCCATT